The segment GATTGTCCCCGGTCTTGTAGAGCACCTTGCCCGCATTGGTCACCTCGATCATGCGCGCCTGGGAAAACGGGCAGCGCAAGAAATACTGGATGAGGCGCTGGATTCCCGCCCGATCGCCCGCCTCCAAGCGCACGCTCTGGTCCACACTGAAGCCCGAATGCTTCCAGGAACGGATGTTGGCGACCACCTCCTCGGTAATCTTGCCCTCGGCCAGCAGCAGCGCGAACACCTCTTGTTCCCACAGCTTGGCGATTGATGCGATAGAGAAGCATTGACGAAACTGACTTTCCACCGCTGCACTTTGTCCGGCGTGAGGGAGTCGAGTTTCACAGCGTCCACCTTGCCCCGCCAACCCAGGCAACCACCCTTCCGGTAGTCGAATTTCTCCTTTCCGCACTCGATTCCAAAGACGCCAGCCACGATCGTGCGGAGGCAATTCGTGTAACACCGGAGCGTGCGCTCGCGGAGGCCGCTCTTCGCTTTCACTTCATCAAGGAAGACGCCAACCGTGGGCGAGTCTTTGCGAACGATCATCTCCGGGTTGTACTCCGCCAGGTTCAACTCCTGACGGGTGCGCCAGTTACTATCAACCGAAGGAAGTCGTCCTGCGTTTACCTCTTCGTTCCCGGCATATACTTTGCTAAAATCGATCCATGCATCACCCGCAAGATTGGGATCAGCCATTTATGGCTGGCGCGCGCGCGGAATCGGTTAAGTCCGGCCCTTCCTCCTGGCTCCGCGCCTGTTTCCCAAGCCATCTGAGTGAGGGGGACCCGGCGGGACCGCGAAGGTCAAATGCGGAAGATTTCTCGAAGGAATCTCCGCGGATTGACATTGAACTCGCCGACGATTTAATGTCTCCTGAATTTACCTGATTAACCCATGCGCATAATGAATTTGTTGTGGCTTCAAGAGACGACGCTTTAATTGACACGCTGCTCGACATGGGGTTGGTGACCAACGAACAGTTGGATGCCGCCCGACCTGAAGCAGACCAGACCGGCGAAGGTGTCGTTGACACGCTCGTGGCCAAGAAACTACTTCGCCCTGCCGACGTGGCTCGCGCAAAAGCAGCCCACTCCGGGGCCGAGTTCGTTAATCTGAGCGAAATGCGTCTGACGGACGACGTGATCAAGTCGATTCCCCGCCACATTGCCAAGCGCTTTAATGTCGTCCCGGTTTACAAGGATGAGGCGTCCCTGAAGGTGGCGCTGAGTGATCCATCTGACCTCGATACGATCGATGGCCTTCAGCACGCCCTGAACACCCACGTGGAAATCCTCGTCGCCAGCGCCGAGGATATCGAGGCTGCGATTGCTCAGTATTACGGGGCTCGGGACGACGCCGTCGGGAAAATGATTCAGGACATCACTGAAGGTGAAGTCGAGATCGGGCGGTTCGGCGGCGGCGGCGAGGGGGATGACGCGTCGGTGGTGGAGGCCGACGCACCGATCATCAAATTGGTCAATACCATGATCGTCGAGGCGTTCAAGATGCGCGCCTCGGACATCCATCTGGAGCCTCTGGCGACGCGATTCCGGGTTCGGTATCGGATCGACGGCATGTTGCACGAGATGAAAAGCCCGCCCAAACGGTTGCAGGCGGCGATCATCAGCCGGTTGAAGATCATGTCGAACATGTCGATCGCCGAGAAGCGCATCCCTCAGGACGGGCGCATTCAAGCGTCGGTGGGCGGCAAAACCATCGATCTGCGCGTCTCGTGCCTCCCGACCAATCACGGCGAAAGCATCGTGATGCGTATTCTGGACAAGGAAGGGTTGCGCCTGGGGTTGGGCGAACTCGGGTTTTTCACGGACGATCAGCAGACCTTCGAGCGCTTGATTGGCCTCCCTGACGGGATTTTGTTGGTCACCGGGCCCACGGGCTCTGGCAAAACAACCACGCTATACTCCTGTCTAAACTTTATCAATCGGCCGGACCGAAAGATCATTACGGTGGAAGACCCGGTTGAATACGTGCTTGCGGGAATCAATCAAGTGCAAGTCAATGACGAAATCGGACTGAGCTTCGCGGCGGCATTGCGATCGATGCTCCGCCAGGCGCCCAATGTCGTCATGTTGGGGGAGATTCGCGACCTCGAAACGGCCACGATCGCGATCAACGCCTCTCTCACAGGCCATCTCGTGTTCTCGACCCTTCACACGAACGACGCGCCGAGCGCGGTCACCCGGTTGATCGACATCGGCGTCAAGCCATTCCTCGTGGCCTCATCCACGCGAGCACTCATGGCGCAACGCCTGGTGCGCAAGGTCTGCAAGCGCTGTGGCGCGCCTTCGACGCCGACGGACACGGAGTTGCGCGCGCTGGGACTGGACGCAAAGAAGGCCGAAGGCGCCACGTTCAAGCGCGGCAAAGGCTGCGCGGACTGCAACAAAACCGGCTATCGGGGGCGCTTTGGAATTTTTGAGGTTTTCGTGATCGACGACGAGGCCCGGAAACTGATTTACGAAAAAGTCTCGGCGACGGTTCTCCGGACGCGCGCCCGCGAGACGGGGATGCGCACGCTCCGGGAGGATGGATGCCGAAAAGTTGTTGCCGGACTCACCACCCCTGATGAAGTGATCCGGGCCACGGTGATGGACGCCGACTAAGCCTTATGCGGACCTCGATTCAATCACTTTCAATTCTGCTTCTGACCGCACGCTGAACAACCCACGCTTCCTGTCAATTCCCCGCTTGTATGTCCTATTCGATGTCTGATTTGTTGCATCTGGTCGTTTCCGAAGGCGCATCTGATTTGCACATCCGCGTCGGCGCGCCGCCGGTAATACGGTTGCACGGCATACTTCACCGCGTCGAAGGCCCGCCTTTGCGTCCGGAAGACACCGAAGAACTGATGCGGACCATCACCTCGGAGGACAACATCCAGCACGTGCGCGAACGGGGGGGCGCGGACTTTGGCTTTGCCTTTGGGGAGCTGGCCCGTTTTCGCGTCAGCACTTTCAGAGAGAGGGGCAATTTTGGCGTCGTGCTGCGGCAAATCCCAAGCAAGATGCTCACCATGGAGCAAATCGGTCTGCCGCCGTCCGTGCGAGAGATGCTTTACAAACCGCGAGGATTGGTCCTGGTCACGGGGCCAACCGGCTCGGGCAAGACGACGACCCTCGCCTCGATGATCAACATCATCAATGAAGAGCGGGATGAAGCCCACATCATTACAGTCGAGGATCCCATCGAATACTACCACAAACACAAGAAAGCGTTGGTCACCCAGAGAGAGGTCAACGTGGACGTGCCAAACTTTGCGGAGGCGCTGCGCCGCGCCTTGCGCCAGGATCCAGACGTGATTCTGGTCGGTGAGTTGCGCGATTTGGAAACCATGGAAGCGGCGATCACAGCCGCGGAGACGGGCCACCTGGTGTTTGGCACGCTGCACACGACCGGCGCGGCGAAAACGATCGACCGCATTACGAACGCCTTTCCGAAGGAGCAGCAGGAAATGATTCGCATCCAGCTTTCCACCGTCTTGCAGGCGGTCATCTCGCAACTGCTGATCCCGCGCGTCGATAAGCCCGGCCGCGTGGCCGTTTTCGAGATCATGGTGAACACGCCTTCCATCGCCGCCCTCATCCGCGATAACAAAACGTTCCGGATCAATTCGGATATTCAGACCGGCGCCAAATACGGCATGGTCACGCTCGATAGTTTCCTCCTCGACAAATATCAATTGGGAATGATCTCCCAGGAGGAAGTCATCACGAAAGCTCAGGATCCGACGACGATCCTGATCAAACTGCAAGAGATAGAAGCCAGCCGCGCCGCCGCCGCCGTCCACTGAACCTTATGTCGGATATTTCTCCCAGCCCGCTGTTGGCGCTCATCAAGGAGCGAGGCCTCATTGACGATCTGCAATTGGAGGAAGTCTCTCAGGAACAGAGCCGCACGGGCAAGCCCATCGGCGAGATTCTGAATGCGTTTGGGATCGTGGACACCTTCACTCAACTCCAGATCACGGCCGATCATCTGGGGACGGAGGTTGTGGAGATTCGGGAACAGGATATCCCTCCGGACGTTTTGAAGGTGATCCCGGCGCCGCCCGCCCGCATGTATCAGTGTTTGCCGCTGGAGGATTTTGGCTCCAGCCTGCGCGTAGCCCTGGCCGATCCGCTGAATCCGGGAGTGATCGACGAACTCGGATTCACGATTGGACGGGAAGTTCAGGTCGTGGTTGCGGACCCGGCCCAAATCGAACGGGCCATCAATAATCTTTACCCGGAGGACACCGAAAGCGTCAGCCAGGTTCTCAAAGAATTGGGCGCGGAGCTCGAAGCGGGAAGGAAGGAAGCTGCCGTTGAAGCTCCCAAAGGTTATGACGTGGGGAATCTGGCAGACCAGGCCAACGCGACCCCGATCATCAAATTCGTCAATCTGGTCCTTTATCAAGCAATCCAGGATCGGGCGAGCGACATTCATTTCGAGCCCTTCGAGGATGAGTTCAAGATTCGCTACCGCGTGGACGGAGCGCTTTACGAAATGTCTCCGCCGCCCAAGCACCTCGCGTTGCCGGTTACTTCGAGATTGAAGGTCATGGCGAATCTGGATATCTCCGAGCGGCGCTTGCCTCAGGACGGGCGCATCGCCATTCGCGTGGCGGGCCGCGACGTGGACCTGCGGGTTTCGACGTTGCCGACCCAATTCGGAGAGTCAGTGGTGTTGCGCGTGCTGGATCGCTCGGCAGTTCGGCTGGAGCTGGAGTCATTGGGATTTCCTCAATTCATTCTTACTTACATGAATGAGGCGATCCAGCAGCCCAACGGAATCGTCATCGTTACGGGACCGACCGGTTGCGGCAAGACCACGACCCTTTACTCATGCATGCGGCGGGTCAATGTCATCGACTCAAAGCTCCTCACGGTCGAAGATCCGGTCGAATACGACATCGAGGGAATCATGCAGGTCGCCGTTCATGATTCTGTCGGAATGACTTTCGGCAAGGCCATCCGCTCGTTCCTTCGACAGGATCCGGACATCATCATGGTGGGTGAGATGCGCGACCTGGAAACCGCCCAGATCGCCATTCAAGCGTCGTTGACCGGCCACCTCGTGATGACCACGCTGCACACGAACGATGCGCCTGGCGCGGTGACTCGTATGATCGACATGGGCGTGGAGCCGTTCCTGATTTCTTCGACCTTGACGGCGGTACTTGCCCAGCGGCTCGTTCGGACGATTTGCAAGAAGTGCCGGACCCCGTTTGAACCGACCGAGAACCAGTTGTCTCTGATGAACCTTTCTCCCCACGACCTGGGCGACAAGGTTTTCCATTATGGCCGCGGCTGCGCGGCGTGCAACGACACGGGCTATCGGGGACGAAAAGGCATCTTTGAGTTGCTCGTGGTGAGCGAGCCAATTCGGGCCTTGATCAACGAAAAGGCCCCGACAGTTGTCATACGTCAAAAGGCCGTTGAATTGGGAATGGTGACGCTGCGCGAAGATGGGCTGCGGGGCATCTTCGACGGTGAAACCACGATTGAAGAAGTGTTGAAGTACACATAATCGCTCAGAGAAAGGTTCGCTATGCCGAAATTCAATTACGTCGCCATGGACTCCCGTGGCAAAGAAACCAAAGGCACTTTGGAAGTCGCGAATCAAAACGAAGCCATCGCCCGCCTCAAAGAAATGAATTACTTCCCGACGAAAGTCGTGGAGGCTGACAAGGTCAAGGAAAAGCCCGGAAAAAAAGCCGCCCCCCAGGCTGGAGCCAAGAAGAAGGGCTCCATGCAAATCAACATCAAGATCCCGGGCTTGGGCGGGAAGGTTAAGCCAAAAGTGCTCACGGCTTTCACACGCCAATTGGCGACGCTGGTGGATGCGGGTCTTCCTTTGTTGCGTGGCTTGCGGGTTTTGGAAAAACAAGAGAAGAACGCCACGCTGAGAAGGATCATTTCCGACCTCGCCGTATCGATCGAAGGCGGAAGCACGTTTTCTGAAGGTTTGGCGCAGCATCCCAAAGTTTTCAACCGCCTCTTCGTGAACATGGTGAAGGCCGGTGAACTGGGCGGCGTGTTGGAGGTGGTGTTGAACCGGCTGGCTGAATTCATGGAAAAAGCCCAGAAGATCAAAGGCAAGGTCGTCGCCGCCATGTTCTACCCGGCTGCGGTCATGTTCGTGGCAACGGTCATTCTGGCCGTCTTGATGATTGTCGTGGTGCCGAAGTTCAAGTCGATCTTTGCGGACATGCTCGAAGGCGCCAGTCTGCCTGCGTTCACGGACACGGTTCTGGCCATCAGCGACACCATCAAGAATTATTCCATAATGGAGGTCACCTTCTTTCCTTACTACATTCCAGGTCCGGTTGTCTGGAGTATCGTGGGTGTCTTCATCCTTTTCCGATTGTCGCTGAAAACCAAAATTGGCCGCAAAGCCTTCGATAAGTTCAAGCTCGTATTCCCGGTTCTGGGTCCCGTGGTCAGCAAAGTCGCCATCTCTCGCTTTGCCCGGACACTCGGCACCTTGATCAGCAGCGGTGTGCCGATTCTGCAGGCGCTTACCATCGTGAAAGAAACATCGGGAAACGTGATCGTTGGGAATGCCGTAGCCGCGGTTCATGAAAGCGTCAAAGAGGGCGAGACCATCACGGCGCCACTTGAGGCAGCGAATGTTTTTCCACCGATGGTCATCAGCATGGTGGACGTCGGCGAGCAAACGGGCGCCTTGCCGGAAATGTTGATAAAGATCGCCGATAACTACGACGACGAAGTGGATAATGCGGTTGCCGCGATGACCTCGCTTCTGGAACCCATTATGATCGTCTTCCTTGCGGTAGTCGTAGGAAGCATCGTCATCGCGTTGTTCCTCCCGTTGATCACCTTGATCGACAAGCTCGGTTCTGAAGGCGCCGGAGGCCAGGGCGGCGGTGATGATTGATCACGCCAGTACATTTCTTTGGAGCCACCGGCATCACCGGTGGCTTCATTTTTCGAAATGTTGATATTGACACATCGGACGCGCAGGTGTAAATACAATGTAATCACATTGAATTGGCGTTTGATTTACAAGAAAACCCAAGATGGAGTTTGATTGGAATAATCCGCCATTGGAGTGGGATGGTTCTTTGACGGCCAGAGACGTGGAAGAATCCTTTGAGGATCCGTTCGCGGTTCGGTTGCTGCCCGATTCCTCGCGATTTGCCGCGCAAGCGCGGTATTTCAACCTCGGCAAGTCGGCGGCCGGAGTTGGGATATTCAGCGTTTACCGCACGAATGGAAAACAAATCCGCGTCGTGTGCGCCAGACCCTTTACCGCCGAAGAACAGTTTTTTTATCAGCGGAAGCTCAACCAGAGCCTTTCGCAGCAAAGTTGATCGTGGCCCTCGCGGGCAACTGAGGCGAACCGAATGAACGCCGTAATGAGTTGGGAAGAAGTCCCGCTCTTCGACAGCGAAGAGGCTGAGGCCTCTTTCTGGTCGGAAAACAGTATTGACATGCGGCTCATGGAAGGCGCGGTGGCTGCAGGCACAGAAGTGTCGGAATCGATCACCATTACGTTGCGGATGGATCCCAGGATGCTCGCGCGAATCAAACGCCTCGCTCGTTCCAGGTATCTAAACTACCAGAGCATGATCAAGCAATGGCTGAGCGAGCGCATGGAACAGGAATTGCGGGAAAGATAGACAGATTCTGAACTCTTGAATGAAGATTGTCCTGAAAACAAGCCATTCGACTGTGCGGACCGCAGCCTTTAGGCTGCTTCCGCGCACTCTCGGCGGTCGGGCGTCGAAGCGGCCTGAAGGCCACAGGCCGAAGAGACGGTTTAGGGGAAGTTTCCATGATCTCAGGACCATGCGCATGGCCCATGAACCGAAAACCATCCGGACCACAGCCCTCAGGCTCCTTCCGCGCACCTTCCGGAGTCCAGCGCTGAAGCGGCCTAAAGGCCACGGTCCGGAGGAACGGTTCATGGGAAGACAACCGGGCTTCACGCTGATCGAACTGCTGGTGGTCATCAGCATCATCGGCGTGCTGGCCAGCCTGACGGTCGGCCTCAGCGCCGTCGCCTCTCGGAAGAGCAAGGAATCCAGGGTCCGGGCGGACCTGGATAGGTTGGTCACGGGGATTGAGAACTATAAAGCCGCGCTGGGCATGTATCCGCCCGATAATCCGGGGAAACCTTCTACGAATCAGCTTTTCTATGAACTGAGCGGCACGATCTACGAGCAATCAGGAGCCAGAGGCAATTTTGTGACTCCGAACAAACAGGAGCGAATCGACGCGGAATCGATCCGCCAGGTGTTCGGCGCTCGCGGGTTTTCCAATTCGGCCCGCCCAGGAGAAAACCCGAAGTTTGAAGAAGAGTTCAAACAGGCGCAGCACGGGGAGATCGCCTTGGAAACCGACGTGGAAGTCCTGGTCTCTCCGGTCAGGGGCCCTGAATTGTTTTCCTACCAGGGCCGGCCTCCGGTGCAATTGGCCATCCCTGTGCGGGGCAACCCGAAGAACAAGCTGAATCCGTGGCTCTACGACTCCTCTTCTCCGGGCCGCAACAATCGAAACACGTTCGATTTGTGGACCGAAGTCATCATTGGCCGGAACATTGTCCGGTTCAGCAACTGGGACAAAGACCCCGTTGTGATTGGCCGGGCGAAATGATTTTATGCCTGCTTCAGAAAACCATGTTAAACATCCCAAGTCACTCCGGGTGAGATGGTCCTCTTCGAGTTGGCTGGCCAGGATCGTCCAGCCAGGTTCATTGCTGATTCCGGTGGCTGACAGTTCCGGGGGCCGAAAACTGCGTTCCCCCTCACCTCGGCCCTCTCCCTTAGAGAGAGGGGTGGCGCATGGCGCGCAGCCGCACATCTCCATTCTGATTTCTGATCCGCCGGCCCGAAATAATTGATTTTTGAACTTATTATGAAAAACTTCTTTACTCGTTCCCGGAAATTCATTGTGGGATTCACCTTGATCGAGTTGCTCGTGGTCATCTCGATCATCGGCATTCTGGCGTCGATGCTTCTGCCCGTCGTGAGCAAGGCGAAACTTAAAGCGCAGGTCATCAAGGCCAGAACCGAGATCAGCAGCATCGTTGGCGCAATCAAAGCCTATCAGTCCACCTATCATGTTTTCCCGGCTTCCAGGGACACACGCGCCGCCCTATCTGAGGCCGGAGAAAACAGTCCCGACTTTACTTATGGCACCAGGTACGGCGGTGGTTGGTGGGCGAACAAGAAAGGCCAGCAATCGCAAATCGGAACGCTGGGAGTCAACGCACGGGCACAGGCCAATAACTCGGAGATTATCGCCATTTTGAAGGACCTGACCGTGTTTCGAAACGGCCAGCCCACGGTCAACATCAATCACTCGCTCAACACCCAGAAGACATCTTTTCTCGACGCTAAGGAAGTGGACGGTCTGCAGACTCCCGGGATTGGCCCCGACGGAGTGTATCGCGACCCGTGGGGCAACCCCTACATCATCTCAATCGACCTGAACTACGATGGGCAATGCCGGGACGGGCTTTACCGCTACGACAAGGTTTCGGCTGATGCGAAAGGCATCGGCCACAATGGTCTGTTCAGGGGCAATCCCAAACAGGCGAACTCCTTCGAAGCCCGCACGGAGGTCATGGTCTGGTCCATGGGGCCTGATGGTTGGGCCAATCCGGCCGTGCCGGCGGCTTTGCCCCCCAACAAGGACAATATCCTGAGCTGGCAGTAAATGACGGCGGCATGAATGAACAACGGACAGAATTGAAAGCTTGCGCCACAGGTTCGGATCTTCGGTTCTGCGGAATTCCCTCTCCCTTGAGGGAGAGGGACAGGGACAGGCTGAGGGTGAAGCCGTTGGGAAAATCCACGTTCTTGGAAAGCTGCCACGGCCTCCAAGCCGTGCGCACGACTCATGAACTGGTAAGGACGCGTTCCACCGCGTCCCTGAAATTGTCGTTTCGATCGCTGAGCAAAGTCAGGGACGGAGTGGAATCCGTCCCTACCAGGTTCATGGGAAGTATCGGTGGTTCTCCCTTACCCCAACCCTCTCCCGCTAGGAGAGGGAGAACGGCCGAAAACAGCGGGGAACTTCAAGAATCCCGCGAACGGAGCGCGGGCAGCCTGCCCGCAAGTCTCGCGAACGTTTCGCCAAGACGCCGTGCGGACAAGCTGTCCACGCTCCTTCCAAAATCTTGCCGCGCCTTCACGCTGGTCGAATTGCTCGTGGTCATGGTAATCATCGGCATTCTGACGTCGATCACGCTGCCGGCGTTGAAGGGCATTGGCCAAGCCAACCTCAACGCGGCCGCCAACCGCCAGATTCTGGACGATCTCGCGTTCGCCCGCCTTCGTGCCATCAACGACCGCACGACGGTTTACATGGTGTTCGTCCCGCCGTATGTCGCTCAGAAGCTGGACCAGGCCCGGGGCGACTTTCAGGAACTGCGGTACGTGACCAATCTGCTCGGTGGACCGTACCGAGGCTACGCGCTGCTGGCCGCGCGCACGGTGGGCGACCAGCCGGGCCGAGGCCGGCGCCGGTATCTTTCCGATTGGAAGACGCTTCCTGAAGGAGCCCTGTTCGCTCCGTACAAATTCGACTCCAGGCTTTCTAGGCATCCCAACGATTATCTGCGGAGCTTCGCGACCAATGCGTTTCCGTTTCCGGATGCCAACAGCTCGCCGTTCATGCTGCCGTACATCGCTTTCAATCCGTACGGCCAGCTTACCTCGCAACAGGACGAGTTGATTCCGCTGGCCAAAGGCCACATCACATTTCCGCGCGACGACGCTGGAAATTTCATCCATTCCACGCCGGACGTGCAGTTGATCCCGCCCGGACAAGGCACAAATACCTTTCAATACGTCCGGGTCAATTGGCTCACGGGCCGCGCCAAAATCGAACCTGTCATCCCGCAATAGAACATCATGAAAACGCAGTTTGAGAAGCGATCAGGCCGGCACCCAGCCGGCGCGTTGCGGTGCGGTGTCGTAGCGCAGAGTTGCACTCTGCCGTATCGCCGATTTGCAATCGGCGTCGCTCCCGCAAGTTCCGAGGCGATCAAGCCTGTCAGGCGTTCGCAGAATGCAATTCTGCGATACGGCAGATTTCAAATCTACGCTACGTCGCGTTGCGCGGCCTTCACCATGGTCGAGATCGCGCTGAGTTTGGCGATCATTGCGTTCGCACTTGTCGCCATCATTGGCGTGCTGCCCGCCGGCGTGAAGGTGCAACAGGAGAACCGCGAAGAGACGATCATCAACCAGGATGGCCTGTTTCTGCTGGAAGCCATCCGAACAGGATCGAAAGGCGTCGATGACCTGACCAACTACGTCGAGTCCGTGACCGTGCGTTACGGCCGGCTCAATTCCATCACGTTCACCAACACCCTGGCCGCCAACGTGCCCAATCGCCTGACCAACGGCCTGCAAATTATCGGTCTCCTGAGCACGCCGAAGTTCGAGCGGATGCCGGACGGTTCGACCCGCTCCAACGCCGTCGAGGCGCACGTGCGGGCGATCACGGGCGTGGCCGGGGAGAAAAGCCGGCTGAACGATCAAGTGGCGTTTCGCTACCGAGTGCGATCCGAAGTCGTGCCGTTCATGAATCGTCCGCCCGGCTGGGTTTCCGGGCGGTCGAACGAATTCGCCATCGCGACCAACCTGCTGAACAACCTCTACGATGTGCGTCTGACCCTGCGCTGGCCCTTGTATCAGAAGGGCCAGAATTGGGAGACGGGCCGGAGCCGAAAATCCTTCCGCACGCTGGTGAGCGGCGAATTGAGGCCTTTCACGCCGCCCCGTTCTCGTTACTCGTTTTACTGGTTTGAACCCAACGCGTTTGCCACGAACGCGCTCGTGGCCGGATTCTAATGAAAACTCCATTTCAAAATCGCGT is part of the Verrucomicrobiota bacterium genome and harbors:
- a CDS encoding type II/IV secretion system protein, translating into MASRDDALIDTLLDMGLVTNEQLDAARPEADQTGEGVVDTLVAKKLLRPADVARAKAAHSGAEFVNLSEMRLTDDVIKSIPRHIAKRFNVVPVYKDEASLKVALSDPSDLDTIDGLQHALNTHVEILVASAEDIEAAIAQYYGARDDAVGKMIQDITEGEVEIGRFGGGGEGDDASVVEADAPIIKLVNTMIVEAFKMRASDIHLEPLATRFRVRYRIDGMLHEMKSPPKRLQAAIISRLKIMSNMSIAEKRIPQDGRIQASVGGKTIDLRVSCLPTNHGESIVMRILDKEGLRLGLGELGFFTDDQQTFERLIGLPDGILLVTGPTGSGKTTTLYSCLNFINRPDRKIITVEDPVEYVLAGINQVQVNDEIGLSFAAALRSMLRQAPNVVMLGEIRDLETATIAINASLTGHLVFSTLHTNDAPSAVTRLIDIGVKPFLVASSTRALMAQRLVRKVCKRCGAPSTPTDTELRALGLDAKKAEGATFKRGKGCADCNKTGYRGRFGIFEVFVIDDEARKLIYEKVSATVLRTRARETGMRTLREDGCRKVVAGLTTPDEVIRATVMDAD
- a CDS encoding prepilin-type N-terminal cleavage/methylation domain-containing protein, which encodes MKIVLKTSHSTVRTAAFRLLPRTLGGRASKRPEGHRPKRRFRGSFHDLRTMRMAHEPKTIRTTALRLLPRTFRSPALKRPKGHGPEERFMGRQPGFTLIELLVVISIIGVLASLTVGLSAVASRKSKESRVRADLDRLVTGIENYKAALGMYPPDNPGKPSTNQLFYELSGTIYEQSGARGNFVTPNKQERIDAESIRQVFGARGFSNSARPGENPKFEEEFKQAQHGEIALETDVEVLVSPVRGPELFSYQGRPPVQLAIPVRGNPKNKLNPWLYDSSSPGRNNRNTFDLWTEVIIGRNIVRFSNWDKDPVVIGRAK
- a CDS encoding prepilin-type N-terminal cleavage/methylation domain-containing protein produces the protein MGSIGGSPLPQPSPARRGRTAENSGELQESRERSAGSLPASLANVSPRRRADKLSTLLPKSCRAFTLVELLVVMVIIGILTSITLPALKGIGQANLNAAANRQILDDLAFARLRAINDRTTVYMVFVPPYVAQKLDQARGDFQELRYVTNLLGGPYRGYALLAARTVGDQPGRGRRRYLSDWKTLPEGALFAPYKFDSRLSRHPNDYLRSFATNAFPFPDANSSPFMLPYIAFNPYGQLTSQQDELIPLAKGHITFPRDDAGNFIHSTPDVQLIPPGQGTNTFQYVRVNWLTGRAKIEPVIPQ
- a CDS encoding type IV pilus twitching motility protein PilT encodes the protein MSYSMSDLLHLVVSEGASDLHIRVGAPPVIRLHGILHRVEGPPLRPEDTEELMRTITSEDNIQHVRERGGADFGFAFGELARFRVSTFRERGNFGVVLRQIPSKMLTMEQIGLPPSVREMLYKPRGLVLVTGPTGSGKTTTLASMINIINEERDEAHIITVEDPIEYYHKHKKALVTQREVNVDVPNFAEALRRALRQDPDVILVGELRDLETMEAAITAAETGHLVFGTLHTTGAAKTIDRITNAFPKEQQEMIRIQLSTVLQAVISQLLIPRVDKPGRVAVFEIMVNTPSIAALIRDNKTFRINSDIQTGAKYGMVTLDSFLLDKYQLGMISQEEVITKAQDPTTILIKLQEIEASRAAAAVH
- a CDS encoding type II secretion system F family protein, encoding MPKFNYVAMDSRGKETKGTLEVANQNEAIARLKEMNYFPTKVVEADKVKEKPGKKAAPQAGAKKKGSMQINIKIPGLGGKVKPKVLTAFTRQLATLVDAGLPLLRGLRVLEKQEKNATLRRIISDLAVSIEGGSTFSEGLAQHPKVFNRLFVNMVKAGELGGVLEVVLNRLAEFMEKAQKIKGKVVAAMFYPAAVMFVATVILAVLMIVVVPKFKSIFADMLEGASLPAFTDTVLAISDTIKNYSIMEVTFFPYYIPGPVVWSIVGVFILFRLSLKTKIGRKAFDKFKLVFPVLGPVVSKVAISRFARTLGTLISSGVPILQALTIVKETSGNVIVGNAVAAVHESVKEGETITAPLEAANVFPPMVISMVDVGEQTGALPEMLIKIADNYDDEVDNAVAAMTSLLEPIMIVFLAVVVGSIVIALFLPLITLIDKLGSEGAGGQGGGDD
- a CDS encoding type II secretion system protein gives rise to the protein MKTQFEKRSGRHPAGALRCGVVAQSCTLPYRRFAIGVAPASSEAIKPVRRSQNAILRYGRFQIYATSRCAAFTMVEIALSLAIIAFALVAIIGVLPAGVKVQQENREETIINQDGLFLLEAIRTGSKGVDDLTNYVESVTVRYGRLNSITFTNTLAANVPNRLTNGLQIIGLLSTPKFERMPDGSTRSNAVEAHVRAITGVAGEKSRLNDQVAFRYRVRSEVVPFMNRPPGWVSGRSNEFAIATNLLNNLYDVRLTLRWPLYQKGQNWETGRSRKSFRTLVSGELRPFTPPRSRYSFYWFEPNAFATNALVAGF
- a CDS encoding pilus assembly protein PilB — encoded protein: MSDISPSPLLALIKERGLIDDLQLEEVSQEQSRTGKPIGEILNAFGIVDTFTQLQITADHLGTEVVEIREQDIPPDVLKVIPAPPARMYQCLPLEDFGSSLRVALADPLNPGVIDELGFTIGREVQVVVADPAQIERAINNLYPEDTESVSQVLKELGAELEAGRKEAAVEAPKGYDVGNLADQANATPIIKFVNLVLYQAIQDRASDIHFEPFEDEFKIRYRVDGALYEMSPPPKHLALPVTSRLKVMANLDISERRLPQDGRIAIRVAGRDVDLRVSTLPTQFGESVVLRVLDRSAVRLELESLGFPQFILTYMNEAIQQPNGIVIVTGPTGCGKTTTLYSCMRRVNVIDSKLLTVEDPVEYDIEGIMQVAVHDSVGMTFGKAIRSFLRQDPDIIMVGEMRDLETAQIAIQASLTGHLVMTTLHTNDAPGAVTRMIDMGVEPFLISSTLTAVLAQRLVRTICKKCRTPFEPTENQLSLMNLSPHDLGDKVFHYGRGCAACNDTGYRGRKGIFELLVVSEPIRALINEKAPTVVIRQKAVELGMVTLREDGLRGIFDGETTIEEVLKYT
- a CDS encoding type II secretion system protein, which gives rise to MKNFFTRSRKFIVGFTLIELLVVISIIGILASMLLPVVSKAKLKAQVIKARTEISSIVGAIKAYQSTYHVFPASRDTRAALSEAGENSPDFTYGTRYGGGWWANKKGQQSQIGTLGVNARAQANNSEIIAILKDLTVFRNGQPTVNINHSLNTQKTSFLDAKEVDGLQTPGIGPDGVYRDPWGNPYIISIDLNYDGQCRDGLYRYDKVSADAKGIGHNGLFRGNPKQANSFEARTEVMVWSMGPDGWANPAVPAALPPNKDNILSWQ